In Anoplopoma fimbria isolate UVic2021 breed Golden Eagle Sablefish unplaced genomic scaffold, Afim_UVic_2022 Un_contig_7898_pilon_pilon, whole genome shotgun sequence, a single window of DNA contains:
- the LOC129115994 gene encoding uncharacterized protein LOC129115994 isoform X4, with product MVRRLQCFTRVKKNKQKMIFWILLLFTLTSSFSGSFVVNVTQSSYQAEENHNITLEWTFTTNTQRSTNVFLTLCQLITDVRPSVLFHIHEGVEVPESQDEQFAGRVQWDKDVLREGRLRLHVSRLRTADSGLYQCQVFTNNGANSRQCHLNVTAERDRPEPETQSATNLRKDPSQPESWGWIVFPVGCYWD from the exons CAGAAGATGATCTTCTggatcctgctgctcttcaccctgacctcctctttctctg GATCATTTGTAGTGAATGTGACACAGAGCTCCTATCAGGCAGAGGAGAACCACAACATCACACTGGAATGGACGTTCACCACCAACACTCAACGCTccacaaatgtatttcttacCCTCTGTCAACTGATAACTGATGTCAGACCCTCAGTCCTGTTTCACATACATGAAGGTGTGGAGGTTCCAGAGTCTCAGGATGAACAGTTTGCAGGACGAGTCCAGTGGGACAAAGACGTCCTCAGAGAAGGACGACTCAGACTTCATGTGTCCAGACTCAGGACTGCTGACTCGGGTCTGTACCAGTGTCAAGTGTTCACGAATAATGGGGCGAACTCTAGACAATGTCACCTCAATGTCACTG cagagagggatcGGCCTGAACCTGAGACACAAAGCGCAACAAATCTGAGAAAGGATCCTTCACAACCAGAGAGTTGGGGGTGGATCGTCTTCCCCGTGGGGTGTTACTgggactga
- the LOC129115994 gene encoding uncharacterized protein LOC129115994 isoform X5: MVRRLQCFTRVKKNKKMIFWILLLFTLTSSFSGSFVVNVTQSSYQAEENHNITLEWTFTTNTQRSTNVFLTLCQLITDVRPSVLFHIHEGVEVPESQDEQFAGRVQWDKDVLREGRLRLHVSRLRTADSGLYQCQVFTNNGANSRQCHLNVTAERDRPEPETQSATNLRKDPSQPESWGWIVFPVGCYWD; encoded by the exons AAGATGATCTTCTggatcctgctgctcttcaccctgacctcctctttctctg GATCATTTGTAGTGAATGTGACACAGAGCTCCTATCAGGCAGAGGAGAACCACAACATCACACTGGAATGGACGTTCACCACCAACACTCAACGCTccacaaatgtatttcttacCCTCTGTCAACTGATAACTGATGTCAGACCCTCAGTCCTGTTTCACATACATGAAGGTGTGGAGGTTCCAGAGTCTCAGGATGAACAGTTTGCAGGACGAGTCCAGTGGGACAAAGACGTCCTCAGAGAAGGACGACTCAGACTTCATGTGTCCAGACTCAGGACTGCTGACTCGGGTCTGTACCAGTGTCAAGTGTTCACGAATAATGGGGCGAACTCTAGACAATGTCACCTCAATGTCACTG cagagagggatcGGCCTGAACCTGAGACACAAAGCGCAACAAATCTGAGAAAGGATCCTTCACAACCAGAGAGTTGGGGGTGGATCGTCTTCCCCGTGGGGTGTTACTgggactga